A genome region from Micromonospora peucetia includes the following:
- the rpoZ gene encoding DNA-directed RNA polymerase subunit omega — MGSIANPEGITNPPIDELLEKTTSKYALVIFAAKRARQVNAYYSQLGEGLLEYVGPLVETTPQEKPLSIAMREINAGLLTAEPTDQP; from the coding sequence GTGGGATCCATCGCAAACCCCGAAGGCATCACCAACCCGCCGATCGACGAGCTTCTCGAGAAGACGACCTCGAAGTACGCGCTGGTTATCTTCGCCGCCAAGCGTGCACGCCAGGTCAACGCCTACTACAGCCAGCTCGGTGAGGGCCTGCTGGAATACGTCGGCCCGCTGGTCGAGACCACGCCGCAGGAGAAGCCGCTCTCCATCGCCATGCGCGAGATCAACGCGGGCCTGCTCACCGCCGAGCCGACCGACCAGCCGTAA
- a CDS encoding guanylate kinase, translating into MSTDDEARPAARLTVLAGPSGSGTESVVERVRARSPSVWIPVPATTRPRRERELDGVDRLFLAPAEFDRMLAAGELLEWSRAGPHRRGTPYEPLWSRLAAGQPVLVGLDLAGALLVRAALPDARLVLLHPPGVVPTQATLAAFEHTLAHDRTGRVVDELLGLSGSSFLATAPPHVRG; encoded by the coding sequence GTGAGCACGGATGACGAGGCGCGCCCGGCGGCTCGGCTCACTGTCCTGGCGGGGCCTTCGGGCTCCGGCACGGAGAGTGTCGTCGAGCGCGTCCGGGCGCGTTCTCCGTCCGTCTGGATCCCGGTGCCGGCCACCACGCGACCCCGCCGCGAGCGCGAGCTGGACGGCGTCGACCGGCTCTTCCTGGCCCCGGCCGAGTTCGACCGGATGCTCGCCGCCGGCGAGCTGCTGGAGTGGAGCCGGGCCGGGCCCCACCGGCGCGGCACCCCGTACGAACCGCTGTGGTCCCGGCTCGCCGCCGGTCAGCCGGTGTTGGTCGGCCTCGACCTCGCCGGCGCGCTGCTGGTCCGGGCGGCGCTTCCCGACGCCCGGTTGGTGCTGCTGCACCCGCCCGGAGTCGTCCCCACGCAGGCCACGCTGGCCGCCTTCGAACACACCCTCGCGCACGACCGCACCGGGCGGGTCGTCGACGAGCTGTTAGGCTTGTCCGGTTCTTCTTTCCTGGCTACGGCGCCACCGCATGTGCGCGGTTGA
- the mihF gene encoding integration host factor, actinobacterial type, translating into MPLPSLTPEQRAAALEKAAEIRKARAELKEQLKQGKTTLGAVLERAESDDVVGKLKVSAVLQAMPGIGKIRATQIMEKLKIADSRRLRGLGEQQRKALLGEFAAN; encoded by the coding sequence GTGCCGCTCCCGTCACTGACCCCGGAACAGCGCGCTGCCGCGCTGGAGAAGGCCGCGGAGATCCGCAAGGCCCGTGCTGAGCTGAAGGAGCAGCTCAAGCAGGGCAAGACCACCCTCGGAGCCGTCCTCGAGCGTGCCGAGTCCGACGACGTCGTCGGCAAGCTCAAGGTCTCCGCCGTGCTGCAGGCGATGCCGGGTATCGGCAAGATCCGGGCCACCCAGATCATGGAGAAGCTCAAGATCGCCGACAGCCGTCGCCTGCGTGGCCTCGGCGAGCAGCAGCGCAAGGCACTGCTTGGAGAGTTCGCCGCCAACTGA
- the pyrF gene encoding orotidine-5'-phosphate decarboxylase codes for MDSFGTRLHRAVTERGPLCVGIDPHPGLLARWGLDDDIRGLDRFARTVTEALGDRVAVIKPQSAFFERFGSKGMAILESTIRQLRAAGSLVLLDVKRGDIGSTVAAYASAYLDPSSPVHVDAVTASPYLGVGALAPMFELAAEHGGGVFVLALTSNPEGAAVQRARTADGRTVAQLVIDEISQLNAGAKPLGSIGLVVGATIGDTGHDLSAVNGPLLAPGLGAQGATAADLRVVFGSALPAVLPSYSREVLGAGPDPDALRAAADRALTDCRAALGAR; via the coding sequence ATGGACAGCTTCGGCACCCGCCTGCACCGGGCCGTCACCGAGCGGGGACCGCTCTGCGTCGGCATCGACCCGCACCCCGGGCTGCTGGCCCGCTGGGGGCTCGACGACGACATCCGGGGGCTTGACCGGTTCGCCCGGACGGTCACGGAAGCCCTCGGTGACCGGGTCGCGGTGATCAAGCCCCAGTCGGCCTTTTTCGAGCGGTTCGGCTCGAAAGGTATGGCGATTCTTGAGTCAACTATCCGACAGTTACGCGCTGCCGGCTCGCTCGTTCTGTTGGACGTCAAGCGCGGCGACATCGGCTCGACCGTCGCCGCCTACGCCTCGGCGTACCTCGACCCATCCAGCCCGGTCCATGTGGACGCGGTGACCGCGAGTCCGTACCTCGGCGTCGGCGCGCTCGCGCCGATGTTCGAACTGGCCGCCGAACACGGCGGTGGGGTCTTCGTGCTGGCGCTCACCTCCAACCCCGAGGGGGCCGCCGTGCAGCGCGCCCGCACCGCCGACGGACGCACCGTCGCGCAGCTCGTCATCGACGAGATTTCCCAGCTCAACGCGGGTGCGAAGCCGCTCGGCAGCATCGGGCTGGTGGTCGGCGCGACCATCGGTGACACCGGTCACGACCTGTCCGCCGTGAACGGTCCGTTGCTCGCCCCGGGCCTCGGGGCGCAGGGCGCCACGGCGGCGGATCTACGCGTCGTCTTCGGCTCCGCACTGCCCGCGGTGCTGCCCTCGTACTCCCGTGAGGTGCTGGGCGCGGGACCGGATCCGGACGCCCTGCGGGCCGCCGCCGACCGGGCCCTGACCGACTGCCGGGCGGCTCTCGGCGCCCGGTGA
- a CDS encoding adenosylmethionine--8-amino-7-oxononanoate transaminase, whose translation MTPEEILVADRAHVWHPYGALPPASPPYVVESAEGVRLRLADGRELVDGMSSWWAAIHGYRHPVLDAAVTDQLGRMSHVMFGGLTHEPAVRLATTLIELAPDGLEHVFLADSGSVGVEVAVKMCLQYQRATGRPQRRRLGTWRGGYHGDTFHPMSVCDPEGGMHHLWGDVLPRQVFAPVPPGGFDTPPDPAYEAALVEAVERHAHELAAVIVEPVVQGAGGMRFHHPHYLRVLRQVTRAHGVLLIFDEIATGFGRTGTMFAAEHAGVAPDVMCVGKALTGGYLTLAATLCTAEVARGISAGGVLAHGPTFMGNPLACAVANASLGLLRAGDWAGQVARVRAGLRAGLEPLRGVPGVTDVRVLGAIGVVQLDREVDLPAATAAAVAEGVWLRPFRDLVYTMPPYVTDDADLARIAAGVAAAVRAG comes from the coding sequence GTGACGCCTGAGGAGATCCTGGTTGCCGACCGGGCGCATGTCTGGCATCCGTACGGGGCGCTGCCGCCGGCCAGCCCGCCCTACGTGGTGGAGAGCGCCGAGGGCGTACGGCTGCGGCTAGCCGACGGGCGGGAGCTGGTCGACGGGATGTCGTCGTGGTGGGCGGCGATCCACGGCTACCGGCACCCGGTGCTCGACGCGGCGGTGACCGACCAGCTCGGCCGGATGAGCCACGTGATGTTCGGCGGGCTCACGCACGAGCCCGCGGTGCGCCTGGCGACCACCCTGATCGAGCTGGCCCCGGACGGGCTGGAGCACGTCTTCCTGGCCGACTCCGGCTCGGTCGGCGTCGAGGTCGCGGTCAAGATGTGCCTGCAGTACCAGCGGGCCACCGGCCGGCCGCAGCGCCGCCGGCTGGGCACCTGGCGGGGCGGCTACCACGGTGACACGTTCCACCCGATGAGCGTCTGCGACCCGGAGGGCGGCATGCACCACCTCTGGGGTGACGTGCTGCCCCGGCAGGTCTTCGCCCCCGTGCCGCCCGGCGGTTTCGACACCCCGCCCGACCCGGCCTACGAGGCGGCCCTGGTCGAGGCGGTCGAGCGGCACGCCCACGAGTTGGCCGCGGTCATCGTGGAACCGGTGGTCCAGGGCGCCGGCGGTATGCGCTTCCACCATCCGCACTACCTGCGGGTGCTGCGCCAGGTGACCCGGGCGCACGGGGTGCTGCTGATCTTCGACGAGATCGCCACCGGTTTCGGGCGGACGGGCACCATGTTCGCCGCCGAGCACGCCGGGGTGGCGCCCGACGTGATGTGCGTGGGCAAGGCGCTCACCGGGGGATACCTGACGCTGGCCGCCACGCTCTGCACGGCGGAGGTCGCCCGCGGCATCTCCGCCGGCGGGGTGCTGGCGCACGGCCCGACGTTCATGGGCAACCCGCTGGCCTGTGCGGTCGCCAACGCCTCCCTCGGCCTGCTGCGGGCCGGCGACTGGGCGGGGCAGGTGGCGAGGGTGCGGGCGGGCCTGCGGGCCGGCCTGGAGCCGTTGCGCGGCGTGCCGGGGGTGACCGACGTGCGGGTGCTCGGCGCGATCGGCGTGGTCCAGCTCGACCGCGAGGTGGACCTGCCCGCCGCCACCGCCGCCGCGGTCGCCGAGGGGGTCTGGCTGCGGCCGTTCCGTGACCTGGTCTACACCATGCCGCCGTACGTCACCGACGACGCCGACCTGGCCCGGATCGCCGCCGGGGTCGCCGCCGCCGTGCGGGCCGGCTGA
- a CDS encoding quinone-dependent dihydroorotate dehydrogenase produces the protein MIFERVVRPGLFRLGGGDAEVAHEWTLRRLAGLSRRPAALAVLRARYAVRAPRTVFGVEFPNPVGLAAGMDKDGVALPAWPALGFGFVEVGTVTARPQPGNPRPRLFRLPASEAVVNRMGFNNAGAEALAARLTALPRPIGAPLGISLGKSKVTPLDEAVEDYLASYRALREHGDYFAVNVSSPNTPGLRSLQDRAHLDAILAALVGEKPVLVKIAPDLTEPAIAELLEVCLARGAAGVIATNTTLARDGLAPVDRARGAETGGLSGRPLADRAREVVTFVHREADGRLPVIGVGGIVDPDAAARMFDAGAALVQLYTGFIYRGPALVRAAIRATPTLTP, from the coding sequence GTGATCTTCGAGCGGGTGGTCCGGCCGGGGCTGTTCCGGCTCGGGGGCGGCGACGCCGAGGTCGCGCACGAGTGGACGCTGCGCCGGCTGGCGGGGCTCTCCCGCCGGCCGGCGGCCCTGGCCGTGCTGCGGGCCCGGTACGCCGTCCGCGCGCCGCGCACGGTGTTCGGCGTCGAGTTCCCCAACCCGGTCGGGCTCGCCGCGGGGATGGACAAGGACGGCGTGGCGCTGCCCGCCTGGCCGGCGCTGGGCTTCGGCTTCGTCGAGGTCGGTACGGTCACCGCGCGTCCGCAGCCGGGTAACCCCCGGCCCCGGCTGTTCCGGCTGCCGGCCAGCGAGGCGGTGGTCAACCGGATGGGCTTCAACAACGCCGGTGCCGAGGCCCTCGCGGCCCGGCTCACGGCGCTGCCCCGCCCGATCGGGGCGCCGCTGGGCATCTCGCTCGGCAAGTCCAAGGTGACCCCGCTGGACGAGGCGGTGGAGGACTATCTCGCCTCGTACCGGGCGCTGCGCGAGCACGGTGACTACTTCGCGGTCAACGTCTCCTCGCCGAACACCCCCGGTCTGCGCTCCCTACAGGACCGGGCACACCTGGACGCCATCCTGGCGGCGCTGGTGGGGGAGAAGCCGGTGCTGGTGAAGATCGCCCCGGACCTCACCGAGCCGGCGATCGCCGAGCTGCTGGAGGTCTGCCTGGCCCGGGGCGCGGCCGGGGTGATCGCCACCAACACCACGCTGGCGCGCGACGGGCTCGCCCCGGTCGACCGGGCCCGCGGCGCGGAGACCGGCGGCCTCTCCGGTCGCCCGCTCGCCGACCGCGCCCGCGAGGTGGTCACCTTCGTGCACCGGGAGGCCGACGGCCGACTACCGGTGATCGGCGTCGGCGGCATCGTGGACCCGGACGCCGCAGCGAGGATGTTCGACGCCGGCGCCGCCCTGGTCCAGCTCTACACCGGCTTCATCTACCGCGGTCCGGCCCTGGTCCGCGCCGCCATCCGCGCCACCCCCACCCTCACCCCATGA
- the carB gene encoding carbamoyl-phosphate synthase large subunit — protein sequence MPKRTDLKHILVIGSGPIVIGQACEFDYSGTQACRVLRAEGIRVSLVNSNPATIMTDPEFADATYVEPITPEFVELVIAKERPDAILPTLGGQTALNTAVALHEAGVLDKYGVELIGANIEAINRGEDRQLFKDIVAKAGVRLGLDDPAGLVPRSRVCHSMAEVEDTAAELGLPVVIRPSFTMGGLGSGMAHTPEDLARIAGDGLSASPVHEVLIEESVLGWKEYELELMRDRHDNVVVVCSIENVDPMGVHTGDSVTVAPAMTLTDREYQQLRDLGIAVLREVGVDTGGCNIQFAVNPADGRIVVIEMNPRVSRSSALASKATGFPIAKIAAKLAIGYTLDEIPNDITLKTPAAFEPTLDYVVVKIPRFAFEKFPGADPELTTTMKSVGEAMSLGRNFSEALNKAMRSMETKAAGFWTVPDSVVAAATGVDPAGVTKENTLAALRMPHDGRLYTVERALRLGASVAEVTAASGGIDPWFVDQIAALVELRAEIVDAPVLDAELLRRAKRAGLSDRQLAALRPELAAEDGVRTLRHRLDVRPVYKTVDTCAAEFEATTPYHYSTYDQETEVVPSARPKVLILGSGPNRIGQGIEFDYSCVHAVQALRSAPLGGAAGSGYETVMVNCNPETVSTDYDTADRLYFEPLTFEDVLEVWHAEDSSGRAAGGPGVVGVIVQLGGQTPLGLAQRLKDAGVPIVGTSPESIHLAEERGAFGAVLARAGLRAPAHGMATSYDEAKAIADEIGYPVLVRPSYVLGGRGMEIVYDDPTLRGYIGRATEISPDHPVLVDRFLDDAIEIDVDALCDADGEVYLGGVMEHIEEAGIHSGDSSCALPPITLAGSHVAQVRRYTEAIARGVGVRGLLNVQYALKDDMLYVLEANPRASRTVPFVSKATAVPLAKAAARIALGATIAELRAEGLLPSTGDGGSLPAGAPIAVKEAVLPFKRFRTPTGKGVDSLLGPEMKSTGEVMGIDTAFGHAFAKSQSAAYGSLPTGGKIFVSVANRDKRGMIFPVKRLADLGFEIVATTGTAEVLRRHGIACEQIRKHYESGGGEDAVSLILGGDVALVINTPQGSGASARSDGYEIRSAAVTADIPCITTVPGAAAAVMGIEALIRGDMQVRPLQELHAALRAAE from the coding sequence ATGCCTAAGCGGACCGATCTCAAGCACATCCTGGTGATCGGCTCCGGGCCGATCGTGATCGGGCAGGCCTGCGAGTTCGACTACTCCGGCACCCAGGCCTGCCGGGTGTTGCGTGCCGAGGGGATCCGGGTCAGCCTGGTCAACTCGAACCCGGCGACGATCATGACCGATCCCGAGTTCGCCGACGCCACGTACGTCGAGCCGATCACCCCGGAGTTCGTCGAGCTGGTGATCGCCAAGGAGCGCCCCGACGCGATCCTGCCGACCCTCGGCGGGCAGACCGCGCTGAACACCGCCGTCGCCCTGCACGAGGCCGGCGTGCTCGACAAGTACGGCGTGGAGCTGATCGGCGCCAACATCGAGGCGATCAACCGCGGCGAGGACCGGCAGCTGTTCAAGGACATCGTCGCCAAGGCCGGCGTACGCCTGGGTCTCGACGACCCGGCGGGCCTGGTGCCCCGCTCCCGGGTCTGCCACTCGATGGCGGAGGTCGAGGACACGGCCGCCGAGCTGGGCCTGCCGGTGGTGATCCGGCCGTCGTTCACCATGGGCGGCCTGGGCTCCGGCATGGCGCACACGCCGGAGGACCTGGCCCGCATCGCCGGCGACGGACTGTCGGCCAGCCCGGTGCACGAGGTCCTCATCGAGGAGAGCGTGCTCGGCTGGAAGGAGTACGAGCTCGAACTGATGCGCGACCGGCACGACAACGTCGTGGTGGTCTGCTCGATCGAGAACGTCGACCCGATGGGCGTGCACACCGGCGACAGCGTCACCGTCGCCCCGGCCATGACGCTCACCGACCGTGAGTACCAGCAACTGCGCGACCTGGGCATCGCGGTACTGCGTGAGGTCGGGGTGGACACCGGCGGCTGCAACATCCAGTTCGCCGTCAACCCGGCCGACGGCCGGATCGTGGTGATCGAGATGAACCCCCGGGTGTCCCGGTCGTCGGCGTTGGCCTCCAAGGCCACCGGCTTCCCGATCGCGAAGATCGCCGCGAAGCTGGCCATCGGCTACACGCTCGACGAGATCCCCAACGACATCACCCTGAAGACCCCGGCGGCGTTCGAGCCGACCCTGGACTACGTGGTGGTGAAGATCCCCCGGTTCGCGTTCGAGAAGTTCCCGGGCGCCGATCCGGAGCTGACCACCACGATGAAGTCCGTCGGCGAGGCGATGAGCCTGGGCCGCAACTTCAGCGAGGCGCTGAACAAGGCGATGCGCTCGATGGAGACGAAGGCAGCCGGGTTCTGGACCGTGCCGGACTCGGTCGTCGCCGCCGCTACGGGCGTCGACCCGGCCGGAGTGACGAAGGAGAACACCCTCGCCGCGCTGCGGATGCCGCACGACGGCCGGCTCTACACCGTCGAGCGGGCGCTGCGGCTGGGCGCGTCGGTCGCCGAGGTCACCGCCGCGTCCGGCGGGATCGACCCCTGGTTCGTGGACCAGATCGCGGCCCTCGTCGAGCTGCGCGCGGAGATCGTGGACGCCCCGGTGCTCGACGCCGAGCTGCTGCGCCGGGCCAAGCGGGCCGGCCTGTCGGACCGGCAGCTGGCCGCGCTACGTCCGGAGCTGGCCGCCGAGGACGGTGTACGGACGCTGCGGCACCGCCTCGACGTCCGTCCGGTCTACAAGACGGTGGACACCTGCGCCGCCGAGTTCGAGGCGACCACGCCCTACCACTACTCGACGTACGACCAGGAGACGGAGGTCGTGCCGTCGGCCCGGCCGAAGGTGCTGATCCTGGGTTCCGGGCCGAACCGGATCGGCCAGGGCATCGAGTTCGACTACTCCTGCGTGCACGCCGTTCAAGCGCTGCGAAGCGCGCCCCTCGGCGGCGCGGCCGGTTCCGGCTACGAGACCGTGATGGTCAACTGCAACCCGGAGACCGTCTCCACCGACTACGACACCGCCGACCGGCTCTACTTCGAGCCGCTCACCTTCGAGGACGTGCTGGAGGTCTGGCACGCGGAGGACTCCTCCGGCAGGGCGGCCGGCGGGCCGGGCGTGGTCGGGGTGATCGTCCAGCTCGGCGGGCAGACCCCGCTGGGCCTGGCGCAGCGGTTGAAGGACGCGGGCGTGCCGATCGTCGGCACCTCCCCGGAGTCGATCCACCTGGCCGAGGAGCGGGGCGCGTTCGGGGCGGTGCTGGCCCGGGCCGGGCTGCGCGCCCCGGCGCACGGCATGGCGACCTCGTACGACGAGGCGAAGGCGATCGCCGACGAGATCGGCTACCCGGTGCTGGTCCGGCCGTCGTACGTGCTGGGCGGGCGGGGCATGGAGATCGTCTACGACGACCCCACGCTGCGTGGCTACATCGGGCGGGCCACCGAGATCTCCCCGGACCATCCGGTGCTGGTGGACCGGTTCCTCGACGACGCCATCGAGATCGACGTGGACGCGCTCTGCGACGCCGACGGCGAGGTCTATCTCGGCGGGGTGATGGAGCACATCGAGGAGGCCGGCATCCACTCCGGCGACTCGTCCTGCGCGCTGCCGCCGATCACCCTGGCCGGCTCGCACGTGGCCCAGGTCCGCCGCTACACGGAGGCGATCGCCCGGGGCGTGGGCGTGCGCGGCCTGCTCAACGTGCAGTACGCGCTGAAGGACGACATGCTCTACGTGTTGGAGGCGAACCCGCGCGCGTCCCGGACGGTGCCGTTCGTCTCCAAGGCGACGGCGGTGCCGCTGGCGAAGGCGGCGGCCCGGATCGCGCTGGGCGCCACCATCGCCGAGTTGCGCGCCGAGGGGCTGCTCCCGTCCACCGGGGACGGCGGCTCGTTGCCGGCCGGCGCCCCGATCGCGGTCAAGGAGGCGGTGCTGCCGTTCAAGCGGTTCCGCACCCCCACCGGCAAGGGCGTGGATTCGCTGCTCGGCCCGGAGATGAAGTCCACCGGCGAGGTGATGGGCATCGACACCGCCTTCGGGCACGCCTTCGCCAAGTCTCAGTCGGCCGCGTACGGCTCGCTGCCGACCGGCGGGAAGATCTTCGTCTCGGTCGCCAACCGGGACAAGCGCGGCATGATCTTCCCGGTGAAGCGCCTGGCCGACCTCGGGTTCGAGATCGTCGCCACCACCGGCACGGCGGAGGTGCTGCGCCGGCACGGCATCGCCTGCGAGCAGATCCGCAAGCACTACGAGTCCGGCGGGGGCGAGGACGCGGTGTCCCTGATCCTCGGCGGCGACGTGGCGCTGGTGATCAACACCCCGCAGGGCTCGGGCGCGAGCGCGCGCTCGGACGGCTACGAGATCCGCAGCGCCGCCGTCACGGCGGACATCCCGTGCATCACCACGGTGCCGGGCGCGGCGGCGGCGGTGATGGGCATCGAGGCACTGATCCGAGGCGACATGCAGGTGCGCCCGCTCCAGGAGCTGCACGCCGCCCTGCGGGCCGCCGAGTGA
- the carA gene encoding glutamine-hydrolyzing carbamoyl-phosphate synthase small subunit, whose product MTRRQSAILVLEDGRTFHGEAYGSVGETFGEAVFNTGMTGYQETLTDPSYHRQVVVQTAPHIGNTGVNGEDDESGRIWVAGYVVRDPARIGSNWRATGGLEERLAAEGVVGISGVDTRALTRHLRERGAMRVGISSVETDPRALLARVRQSPEMVGADLSAEVTTAKPYVVQAVGAHRFTVAALDLGIKRNVPRRLAARGVTTHVLPANSTIDDLLATGADAIFFSPGPGDPATADGPVALAREVLRRRVPLFGICFGSQILGRALGFGTYKLGYGHRGINQPVLDRVTGKVEVTSHNHGFAVEVPGAVAGAVVPDQVIETEFGGVQVSHVCLNDNVVEGLRARDVPAFTVQYHPEAAAGPHDADYLFDRFAELIEGRTESEGRTDA is encoded by the coding sequence GTGACCCGCAGACAATCGGCGATCCTCGTCCTGGAGGACGGGCGGACGTTCCACGGCGAGGCGTACGGCAGCGTCGGGGAGACCTTCGGCGAGGCGGTCTTCAACACCGGCATGACCGGCTATCAGGAGACGTTGACCGACCCGTCCTACCACCGCCAGGTGGTGGTGCAGACCGCCCCGCACATCGGCAACACCGGCGTCAACGGCGAGGACGACGAGTCGGGCCGGATCTGGGTCGCCGGCTACGTGGTCCGCGACCCGGCCCGGATCGGCTCGAACTGGCGGGCCACCGGCGGGCTGGAGGAGCGGCTGGCCGCCGAGGGCGTGGTCGGCATCAGCGGCGTGGACACCCGGGCGCTGACCCGGCACCTGCGTGAGCGCGGCGCCATGCGGGTCGGCATCTCCAGCGTCGAGACCGACCCCCGGGCGCTGCTGGCCCGGGTGCGGCAGTCCCCGGAGATGGTCGGCGCGGACCTCTCCGCCGAGGTCACCACCGCGAAGCCCTACGTGGTGCAGGCCGTCGGTGCGCACCGGTTCACGGTCGCCGCGCTGGACCTGGGCATCAAGCGCAACGTCCCGCGCCGGCTCGCCGCCCGGGGGGTCACCACCCACGTGCTCCCGGCCAACTCCACCATCGACGACCTGCTCGCCACCGGTGCGGACGCGATCTTCTTCTCGCCCGGCCCGGGCGACCCGGCAACCGCCGACGGGCCGGTGGCCCTGGCCCGGGAGGTGCTACGCCGTAGGGTGCCGCTGTTCGGCATCTGCTTCGGCAGCCAGATCCTCGGCCGGGCGCTGGGCTTCGGCACGTACAAGCTCGGCTACGGCCACCGGGGGATCAACCAGCCGGTGCTCGACCGGGTCACCGGCAAGGTCGAGGTGACCAGCCACAACCACGGCTTCGCGGTCGAGGTCCCGGGCGCCGTGGCCGGCGCGGTCGTACCCGACCAGGTGATCGAGACCGAGTTCGGTGGCGTCCAGGTGTCACACGTCTGCCTCAATGACAACGTGGTCGAGGGGCTGCGGGCGAGGGACGTGCCCGCCTTCACCGTCCAGTACCACCCGGAGGCGGCAGCCGGTCCGCACGACGCGGACTACCTCTTCGACCGCTTCGCGGAGCTGATCGAGGGCCGGACCGAGAGCGAGGGGCGCACAGATGCCTAA
- a CDS encoding dihydroorotase yields the protein MSSYLISNVSVVGAAPTDVLIRDGVVAAVGAGLAAPDATVVDGTGLVALPGLVDLHTHLREPGREDAETVESGSRAAALGGYTAVCAMANTSPVADTAGVVEQVWRLGREAGLVDVQPIGAVTVGLAGERLAELGAMADSAARVRIFSDDGYCVADPMLMRRALEYVKAFDGTIAQHAEEPRLTEGAQMHEGEVSTRLGLTGWPAVAEEAIIARDVLLAEHVGSRLHVCHVSTAGSVEVLRQAKARGVRVTAEVTPHHLLLTDSRAETYDPVYKVNPPLRTATDIAALRAALVEGVIDIVATDHAPHAVEDKECEWAYARPGMLGLETALSIALDVLGPRWDLIAERMSRTPARIAGLEEHGLDPAPGVPANLTLVDPAARRTIEPAEMASRSRNTPYARMTLPGRIVATFLRGEPTVLDGKALK from the coding sequence GTGAGCTCATACCTGATCTCCAACGTCAGCGTCGTCGGCGCCGCGCCGACCGACGTGCTGATCCGCGACGGCGTCGTCGCCGCCGTCGGTGCCGGACTGGCCGCGCCGGACGCGACCGTCGTCGACGGCACCGGGCTGGTCGCCCTGCCCGGCCTGGTCGACCTGCACACCCACCTGCGTGAGCCCGGCCGGGAGGACGCCGAGACCGTCGAGTCGGGGTCCCGGGCGGCGGCACTCGGCGGCTACACCGCGGTCTGCGCGATGGCCAACACCTCGCCGGTGGCCGACACCGCCGGCGTCGTCGAGCAGGTCTGGCGGCTCGGCCGGGAGGCCGGGCTGGTGGACGTGCAGCCGATCGGGGCGGTCACCGTCGGCCTGGCCGGCGAGCGCCTCGCCGAGTTGGGTGCGATGGCCGACTCGGCGGCCCGGGTGCGGATCTTCTCCGACGACGGGTACTGCGTCGCCGACCCGATGCTGATGCGCCGGGCGCTGGAGTACGTGAAGGCGTTCGACGGGACCATCGCCCAGCACGCCGAGGAGCCCCGGCTCACCGAGGGCGCGCAGATGCACGAGGGCGAGGTCTCGACCCGGCTCGGCCTGACCGGCTGGCCGGCGGTCGCCGAGGAGGCGATCATCGCCCGGGACGTGCTGCTCGCCGAGCACGTCGGCAGCCGGCTGCACGTGTGCCACGTCTCCACCGCCGGCAGCGTCGAGGTGCTGCGCCAGGCCAAGGCCCGGGGCGTCCGGGTCACCGCCGAGGTCACCCCGCACCACCTGCTGCTCACCGATTCCCGGGCGGAGACCTACGACCCGGTCTACAAGGTCAACCCGCCGCTGCGCACCGCGACCGACATCGCCGCGCTGCGGGCGGCCCTGGTCGAGGGCGTGATCGACATCGTCGCCACCGACCACGCCCCGCACGCGGTGGAGGACAAGGAGTGCGAGTGGGCGTACGCCCGGCCTGGCATGCTCGGCCTGGAGACGGCGCTGTCGATCGCCCTCGACGTGCTGGGCCCACGGTGGGACCTGATCGCCGAGCGGATGTCGCGCACCCCGGCCCGGATCGCCGGGCTGGAGGAGCACGGCCTCGACCCCGCTCCCGGCGTGCCGGCCAACCTGACCCTGGTCGACCCGGCCGCCCGCCGCACCATCGAGCCGGCGGAAATGGCCAGTCGTAGCCGCAACACCCCGTACGCCCGCATGACGCTGCCAGGTCGCATCGTGGCGACCTTCCTGCGCGGCGAGCCGACGGTCCTGGACGGAAAGGCTCTCAAGTGA